In a single window of the Rhizobium tropici CIAT 899 genome:
- a CDS encoding ABC transporter permease, translated as MAGFLIKRLLQAIFVVIAITLLVSFAIRLTGDPAVMMFQGGGSMTEEDLARIRTALGTDQPFLVQYFSFLKGLLTLNFGRSFTGGTPVSQLIANALPATLLLAFISMVVSIALSIPLGIKAATARGKTADQIIRVLSLLGLSFPNFWLALMMVLLFSITLGWLPPSGMVGISSYVMPAVTMGVILTATNVRLVRTAMLETLQSQYIMVARAKGLSESKVLYKHALRNCAIPLITYFGIQFGGLLGGIVVIERVFNWPGLGTLAFDAVGARDYPVLQGVITVLALFIVGVNLLVDIAYGLVDPRIRTE; from the coding sequence GTGGCCGGTTTTCTCATCAAGCGATTGCTGCAGGCGATTTTCGTCGTGATCGCCATCACTCTTCTCGTCTCATTCGCCATCCGCCTCACCGGCGACCCTGCAGTGATGATGTTTCAGGGTGGCGGCAGCATGACGGAAGAGGATCTTGCCCGAATCCGCACAGCCCTCGGCACGGATCAGCCCTTCCTCGTGCAGTATTTCAGCTTCCTAAAGGGACTGCTGACACTTAATTTCGGCCGCAGCTTCACCGGCGGCACGCCGGTTTCCCAGCTGATTGCCAACGCCCTGCCCGCGACGCTGCTGCTTGCCTTCATCTCCATGGTGGTCTCGATTGCGCTCTCCATCCCGCTCGGGATCAAGGCTGCGACGGCGCGCGGCAAGACGGCAGACCAGATCATTCGCGTTCTCTCGCTGCTCGGCCTTTCCTTCCCAAATTTCTGGCTGGCGCTGATGATGGTGCTGTTGTTTTCCATCACGCTCGGCTGGCTGCCCCCGAGCGGCATGGTCGGGATTTCGAGCTACGTCATGCCGGCGGTGACGATGGGCGTCATCCTGACGGCAACGAATGTGCGCCTGGTGCGCACTGCCATGCTGGAAACGCTGCAGTCGCAATATATCATGGTCGCTCGCGCCAAGGGCCTCAGCGAAAGCAAGGTGCTCTACAAGCACGCGCTGCGCAATTGCGCGATACCGCTCATCACCTATTTCGGCATCCAGTTCGGCGGCCTGCTCGGCGGCATCGTCGTCATCGAGCGTGTCTTCAACTGGCCTGGCCTCGGCACCCTGGCATTCGACGCCGTCGGCGCCCGCGACTACCCGGTCTTGCAGGGCGTGATCACCGTGCTGGCGCTGTTCATCGTCGGCGTCAACC